Proteins co-encoded in one Luteolibacter sp. Y139 genomic window:
- a CDS encoding response regulator transcription factor produces MSFPLPHVMVIDDDASVRRSVLRLLETEGYAVATFSSAASYLESPAPSSAACVVLDVQMPGMSGVELQQALAERGLGEQIIFVTGHGDVPMCAEAMKNGAVDFLQKPFTEDALLKAVARAIQRATDWQATKVNRERNEVVRKQALASLAKLTPREMEVFRWVISGLLNKQIGAELGTSEKTIKIQRGSITTKLGITAVADMVRLAQQAGIEPARKSELA; encoded by the coding sequence ATGAGCTTCCCCCTGCCGCATGTCATGGTCATTGATGACGACGCTTCGGTGCGCCGCAGCGTGCTTCGCTTGCTGGAAACGGAGGGATACGCGGTGGCCACATTCTCTTCGGCTGCCTCCTATCTGGAGAGTCCGGCTCCCTCTTCCGCGGCCTGTGTGGTGCTGGACGTGCAGATGCCGGGCATGAGCGGAGTGGAACTCCAACAGGCGCTGGCGGAGCGTGGCCTGGGCGAGCAGATCATTTTTGTCACCGGACACGGCGACGTGCCGATGTGTGCGGAGGCGATGAAGAATGGCGCGGTGGATTTCCTGCAGAAGCCTTTCACCGAGGATGCCCTGCTCAAGGCGGTGGCACGCGCCATCCAGCGCGCGACCGATTGGCAGGCGACGAAGGTAAATCGCGAGCGGAACGAGGTAGTGAGGAAGCAAGCCCTGGCAAGCCTCGCCAAGCTCACGCCGCGTGAAATGGAAGTATTCCGGTGGGTGATCTCCGGCTTGCTCAACAAGCAGATCGGCGCGGAGCTCGGGACATCGGAGAAGACCATCAAGATCCAGCGCGGAAGCATCACGACGAAGCTCGGCATCACCGCGGTGGCGGACATGGTAAGGCTCGCGCAGCAGGCCGGCATCGAGCCGGCGAGGAAGAGCGAATTGGCGTAA
- a CDS encoding response regulator, translating to MPNDPAMCVVDDDPAVLKSLGRLLGSEGYVVRTFGNPAEFIRHACDHPVPLVVVDFMMSGLSGLQVQERLRALSPETRLIMISATTDPEIDARFLAGGAVAIFHKPFDEDEFLDAVRRVLDHAA from the coding sequence ATGCCGAACGATCCGGCGATGTGTGTGGTGGATGACGATCCCGCCGTTTTGAAATCCCTCGGCCGCTTGCTCGGCTCGGAGGGCTATGTGGTACGCACGTTTGGAAACCCAGCTGAGTTCATCCGGCATGCCTGCGATCATCCGGTGCCGCTGGTGGTGGTGGATTTCATGATGTCCGGCTTGAGCGGCCTGCAGGTTCAGGAGCGCTTGCGAGCGCTTTCGCCCGAGACCCGCTTAATCATGATCAGCGCCACCACGGATCCCGAGATCGATGCGCGCTTCCTGGCGGGTGGTGCGGTGGCGATTTTCCACAAGCCCTTCGATGAGGACGAGTTCCTCGATGCCGTGCGGCGCGTGCTGGATCACGCTGCCTAG
- a CDS encoding helix-turn-helix domain-containing protein, producing the protein MARLPSPALPLRHSRRVITEPDGFGDAVSGIELSVDFQRRQERASQVEQFQSPAWALDFGEANVRTRVRGVLAGGWGSFCFAMGPGEAIWNGEAAAPGTIALLPPGKEVDGRTAADYEWLTAAVPADVWNRCLALAGRQEDGPDRLTVCRLPPSVAERIKLRLQECRALLKGAATPWLMDQVAEAVTDSFTTACELSAGAEPATSSMRNRARLARRAEAWMRDHLAEPVQVPDLCLALHVSRRELEYAFRSVFDQSPRDHLETLRLNAIRRSLLQGDGHRETIIAIAYAHGIHHLGRFSASYRTLFGEKPSETRRR; encoded by the coding sequence GTGGCCCGACTCCCCTCGCCCGCACTTCCCCTCCGCCATTCGCGGCGCGTCATCACCGAGCCGGATGGCTTCGGCGACGCAGTCTCGGGGATCGAGCTCTCGGTGGACTTCCAACGGCGCCAAGAACGGGCCTCGCAGGTGGAGCAATTCCAGAGCCCGGCCTGGGCACTCGACTTCGGCGAGGCAAACGTCCGCACCCGGGTCCGCGGCGTGTTGGCCGGCGGCTGGGGATCGTTCTGCTTCGCCATGGGACCGGGCGAAGCGATCTGGAACGGCGAGGCTGCCGCGCCCGGAACCATCGCCCTGCTGCCTCCCGGAAAAGAAGTGGATGGCCGCACCGCCGCGGACTACGAGTGGCTCACCGCCGCCGTGCCGGCAGACGTTTGGAACCGCTGCCTCGCCCTCGCTGGACGGCAAGAAGATGGCCCGGACCGGCTCACCGTCTGTCGCCTTCCCCCATCTGTGGCGGAGCGGATCAAACTCCGCCTCCAGGAATGCCGCGCACTTCTCAAGGGCGCGGCCACCCCATGGCTCATGGATCAGGTCGCTGAAGCCGTGACCGACTCCTTCACCACCGCCTGCGAACTTTCCGCGGGTGCGGAGCCAGCCACCAGCTCCATGCGGAACCGCGCCCGTCTCGCCCGCCGCGCCGAGGCATGGATGCGCGATCACCTCGCCGAGCCGGTGCAAGTCCCGGACCTCTGCCTCGCGCTGCATGTCAGCCGCCGCGAACTCGAGTACGCCTTTCGCTCCGTCTTCGATCAAAGCCCGCGCGATCACCTCGAAACGCTGCGCTTGAACGCCATCCGCCGCTCCCTCCTCCAAGGCGACGGCCACCGCGAAACGATCATCGCCATCGCCTACGCTCACGGCATCCACCATCTCGGCCGCTTCTCGGCAAGCTACCGCACGCTCTTCGGCGAGAAGCCGAGCGAGACACGGCGCAGGTGA
- a CDS encoding ATP-binding protein — protein MSWVTCIWSAASGACLVLAILHFLVWCSDRQAKASLVFALMALSVVGVGVCEQGMMRSATPEAFNMWLRWMHVPGLTAIAGAVVFVRLYFGTGRPLLGGLTLGVRLAAVVMNFCLTPNINFREIRSLVQIPFLGDEVSIVGEAVVSHWVWLAQASFVFWLAYTVDASVSLWKRGSKEGRRRALGIGGSMSIFILLGMTHTVLTLHGVIHSPVVWSLIFGLMTLAMGYELSRDVLRASRLEHDLHESELRLSLAASAAGIAVWEWDVLKDRIRVSSIGRKLYGVESTEDIDYARFDRKLHPDDRQRVRRAIDAALAGPEPFAAEYRAVLPDGSLRWIAASGQVERDAHGQATLLRGVSTDITARRLTEQELHQEREQLSHTLRLATMSQMATSLAHELNQPLTAMANNAGAARRMLAKGTASDDQLSEILTDIVDDAHRAGEVIRGMRGMARRDHGPREAVDLNALVATVQRLVAAEALVRDCELVAEAEASLPWVNANPVQLQQVLLNLLMNAFEASELPGGVTRRVILRTESEGESAVRVSVRDHGPGLPPEGAEKWFEPFHTSKPNGLGMGLVIVRGIVEAHGGALRVDAADGGGACFHFRLPAAREMPA, from the coding sequence ATGAGTTGGGTTACCTGCATTTGGTCGGCGGCTTCCGGGGCATGCCTCGTATTGGCAATCCTGCATTTTCTGGTCTGGTGCAGCGATCGTCAGGCGAAGGCGAGCCTGGTGTTCGCGTTGATGGCGCTCAGTGTCGTCGGGGTGGGGGTGTGTGAGCAGGGAATGATGCGCTCGGCCACGCCGGAGGCTTTCAATATGTGGCTGCGCTGGATGCACGTGCCGGGCCTGACCGCGATCGCGGGAGCGGTAGTTTTTGTGCGGCTCTATTTCGGGACAGGGCGCCCTTTGCTTGGTGGCCTGACGCTGGGGGTGAGGCTTGCCGCCGTGGTGATGAATTTCTGCCTGACTCCGAACATCAATTTCCGGGAGATCAGAAGTCTCGTCCAGATCCCGTTTCTCGGGGATGAAGTCTCGATTGTCGGTGAGGCGGTGGTCAGCCACTGGGTATGGTTGGCCCAGGCGAGCTTCGTGTTCTGGCTGGCCTATACCGTGGATGCGTCGGTGTCGCTTTGGAAACGTGGTTCCAAGGAGGGGCGTCGCCGGGCGCTGGGGATAGGCGGGAGCATGTCGATCTTCATCCTGCTGGGGATGACCCACACGGTCTTGACGCTCCACGGGGTCATCCATTCACCGGTGGTGTGGAGCCTGATCTTCGGGCTGATGACCCTGGCGATGGGCTACGAACTGAGCCGCGATGTGTTGCGTGCCTCGCGGCTGGAGCATGATTTGCACGAGAGCGAGTTGCGCCTGAGCCTGGCTGCTTCAGCTGCCGGGATTGCGGTGTGGGAGTGGGATGTTTTGAAAGACCGGATCAGGGTGTCGTCGATCGGGCGAAAGCTTTATGGAGTGGAATCGACCGAAGACATCGACTATGCCCGGTTCGATAGAAAGCTGCATCCCGATGACCGGCAGCGGGTGCGGCGGGCGATCGATGCCGCGCTCGCGGGGCCTGAGCCTTTTGCCGCGGAATACCGTGCGGTGCTGCCGGATGGGTCGCTGCGGTGGATCGCGGCGTCCGGGCAAGTCGAGCGGGATGCTCACGGACAGGCGACGTTGTTGCGTGGTGTTTCCACCGACATCACGGCAAGACGGCTCACCGAGCAGGAGCTGCATCAGGAGCGGGAGCAGCTTTCCCATACTCTCCGGCTGGCGACGATGAGCCAGATGGCCACTTCGCTGGCGCATGAGCTGAACCAGCCCCTAACAGCGATGGCTAACAACGCCGGGGCCGCGCGGCGGATGCTGGCGAAGGGCACGGCGAGCGATGATCAACTCAGCGAGATTCTCACCGACATTGTCGACGATGCCCATCGGGCGGGCGAGGTGATCCGCGGAATGCGCGGCATGGCGCGGCGCGATCACGGTCCCCGTGAGGCGGTGGATCTCAATGCCCTGGTAGCGACCGTGCAGCGGCTGGTGGCGGCGGAGGCGCTGGTGCGGGATTGCGAGTTGGTAGCGGAGGCGGAAGCGAGCTTGCCATGGGTGAATGCGAATCCGGTGCAGCTCCAGCAGGTGCTCTTGAATCTGCTGATGAATGCCTTCGAGGCGAGCGAGTTGCCCGGAGGCGTGACCCGGCGTGTGATTCTACGCACGGAGTCGGAAGGCGAGTCGGCGGTCCGCGTCAGTGTGCGGGATCATGGTCCCGGGCTGCCGCCGGAGGGTGCGGAGAAATGGTTCGAGCCCTTTCACACCAGCAAGCCGAATGGCCTGGGCATGGGGCTGGTTATCGTGCGCGGGATCGTGGAGGCGCATGGCGGGGCGCTGAGGGTGGATGCCGCGGATGGCGGAGGTGCGTGCTTCCATTTCCGCCTGCCGGCCGCTAGGGAGATGCCCGCATGA